In Liquorilactobacillus nagelii DSM 13675, the following proteins share a genomic window:
- a CDS encoding homoserine O-acetyltransferase/O-succinyltransferase family protein gives MSEISPLSVLVVNLMPDKAKTQQQLTAFFKQSKLTIKPTFCYPATHRFRTSKSLIDIKNYVSFSEILQAKFDGLIITGAAIEQLPFTEIDYWPELCRIFEWSQTHCRKVLTICWAAQAGMYYFGGVSKHLLNKKIFGIYPTIIQKQHPLLNGFKREITLPFSRYTTNLNSEIPESSLQILASSAATGPAICATRDDHNFFVTGHPEYQSTTLLDEYLRDQHRGRVVEQPANYFISNSVEKINESWLPQSQRLFNNWFNLLQ, from the coding sequence ATGAGTGAAATTTCGCCACTTTCTGTTCTAGTGGTCAATTTAATGCCAGACAAAGCAAAAACGCAACAGCAATTAACTGCTTTTTTTAAGCAGAGTAAACTGACAATTAAGCCGACTTTTTGTTATCCGGCAACTCATCGATTTCGAACATCGAAGTCGCTAATTGATATAAAGAATTATGTTTCTTTTTCTGAAATTCTGCAGGCCAAATTTGATGGATTAATTATTACTGGAGCAGCGATTGAACAGCTACCATTTACAGAAATTGATTATTGGCCAGAATTATGTAGAATTTTTGAATGGTCCCAGACTCATTGTCGGAAGGTTTTGACAATTTGTTGGGCAGCCCAAGCCGGAATGTATTACTTTGGCGGCGTATCAAAGCATTTACTGAATAAAAAAATTTTTGGAATTTATCCAACGATAATTCAAAAACAACATCCATTATTAAACGGATTTAAACGAGAAATTACTTTACCATTCTCACGATACACTACTAACTTGAATTCTGAAATACCCGAATCATCTTTGCAGATTTTAGCTAGCTCTGCAGCAACTGGACCAGCAATTTGTGCAACTCGTGATGATCACAATTTTTTTGTTACCGGTCATCCTGAATATCAATCAACCACTTTATTAGACGAATATTTACGTGATCAACACCGGGGACGAGTTGTTGAACAACCAGCAAACTACTTTATTAGCAATTCAGTTGAAAAAATTAACGAGTCATGGCTGCCCCAAAGTCAAAGACTATTTAACAATTGGTTTA